Proteins from one Cyclopterus lumpus isolate fCycLum1 chromosome 11, fCycLum1.pri, whole genome shotgun sequence genomic window:
- the abitram gene encoding protein Abitram yields MDCVEQKDTEATAPSVIDRYYTRWFKADMKEKPCEDHCILQHSNRLCVVTLAETHPILQNGRAIKSINYQISNCCSRLNNKVSGKSKRGGQFLTEFAPLCRITCTDETEYTIYSCIRGRLLEVNESILEKPTLLLEKPSTEGYIAVILPKFEESKSITKNLLSREEFESVVSKRTVVQSLPS; encoded by the exons ATGGACTGTGTGGAGCAGAAAGACACAGAAGCGACGGCGCCGTCAGTTATCGACCGATATTACACACGATGGTTCAAAGCCG ATATGAAGGAGAAACCGTGTGAGGACCACTGCATCCTGCAGCATTCAAACAG ACTATGTGTTGTCACGTTAGCAGAGACTCATCCGATCCTCCAGAATGGGCGGGCAATCAAAAGCATCAATTACCAGATCAGTAATTGCTGCAGTCGGCTGAACAATAAAGTGTCTGGGAAGTCTAAGAGG GGGGGTCAGTTCCTCACTGAGTTTGCACCTCTGTGCAGGATAACATGCACAGATGAAACTGAATACACAATCTACAG CTGCATCAGGGGCCGTCTTCTCGAGGTCAATGAGAGTATTTTAGAAAAACCTACTCTCTTACTGGAAAAG CCGTCCACCGAAGGATACATTGCAGTCATCTTGCCAAAGTTTGAGGAGAGCAAGAGCATAACAAAGAATCTTCTGAGCAGAGAGGAGTTCGAGAGCGTTGTCTCCAAACGCACTGTTGTGCAATCTCTACCATCATGA